The Candidatus Bathyarchaeia archaeon genome segment TTAATATTTTTCGTCTTTTAAACCGTTGAATTTGCTGATATTGCATTAGGCTGGTTTCGCCGATCGTTTCCTTGGAGCATAACGTCTGCTGTAATACGTGGCGGGAAGCTAAGCTAAATGTTTAGTTCATAGTAATGTTCCATCAGCGCCCCTACGTGTTTTCTCATCTCGTATTTTAAGTCTACGGAGCTAACCTTAACAATATTTGCAACTCTGTCCCAAGACCTACATTGTAAACACCTTGCCACCAATTTAACTTCATCTACTGGATTTAGGGGCAATCTAGGCTTACCAGAGCTCATAAAGTGAGATGCCAAAATCTGTCTAATGGCATCGCATGCTCCCTCGTAGGTCAGGCTACCTTTAACGTAGCTTAGCAATCTATCAATCTGAGATCTTGTTAAATTCGGTTTTTCCAGATGATCCCATTTGTTCACGTTTAGTAGCTGCACGGCGACTTCAGGTTCCAAGCTGAAGTATGTGTCTTGAAGCGAGTTTAAGAGCCTAATCTTAAACTCCATATATATTTCTTTTGCAAGAGATTCAGCCTTATCACTCAGCGGCCTAATCACAGCTACGCTGTATTCTCCAGAGACAATATTTCTCATAGGGCTTATATGGACTGGTATGAAGCCGTTTTTAAGCCAAAAGTTAAGCAACACCTTATCCGCTCCAAAACTTGCGCCAACCCAATCAAACCCCTCATCAATAGCTTCGTTACAGAGATTTTTTATCGCTAAGCTTCCAATTCCCCTACCAATCAGCTCTGGATGAACAGCTATTCTCACAATCCTTATACCCTTTAAACGAGCAAACTCGCTGTACAGTGGATAATACTTAATGATACAGGAGGGTATTAAATTACCGGGCGGCGGATTACCGGATATAACGAGATCTATCAATTCTCTCCTCATCTTCCCTTCCTCAGCTATATGGAGCG includes the following:
- a CDS encoding GNAT family N-acetyltransferase, with translation LKESANILMVDEAAGIPVPLLFTFAEKFPKVIFASTVHGYEGAGRGFSLRFLRALQQDKGITLQKIELKEPIRYAPNDPVEKWLYEALLLDAEPADLDETIVKEIKPEECKYERVDLDQWFRFDEKRLREFIGIYVLAHYRNRPDDLLILGDAPHHSARAVIAKSGEIIAALHIAEEGKMRRELIDLVISGNPPPGNLIPSCIIKYYPLYSEFARLKGIRIVRIAVHPELIGRGIGSLAIKNLCNEAIDEGFDWVGASFGADKVLLNFWLKNGFIPVHISPMRNIVSGEYSVAVIRPLSDKAESLAKEIYMEFKIRLLNSLQDTYFSLEPEVAVQLLNVNKWDHLEKPNLTRSQIDRLLSYVKGSLTYEGACDAIRQILASHFMSSGKPRLPLNPVDEVKLVARCLQCRSWDRVANIVKVSSVDLKYEMRKHVGALMEHYYELNI